The Amycolatopsis methanolica 239 nucleotide sequence CGGATCGCGGGGGACATCTCCGCGTACGCCGCGGGCAGGATCGACACGCCCGCGGAGATGAACACCGCCGCCAGGCTCATGCCCAGGAACAGCTGCCACGCGCTGGTGCGCACGAGGAACTGCACCGGGAACAGCAGCGCCGCGCACCCGAGGGTGGAGATCAGCAGCACCGGCTTGCGCCCGATCCGGTCCGACAGCATGCCCCAGAACGGCATGGTGACCATGAGGATCACCGCCGACCCGACCCCGGCCCACAGCGCGGCGGTCGAGCCGATGTGCAGGGAGCTGATCGCGTACGCCGGGGCGGCGATCACCCACGAGTAGTAGACGACGGTCAACCCGACGGACAGCCCGATCACCTGCAGTGCCTGCCTGCGGTGCTCCACGATCGCCGCCCACAGCCTGGCCTTCTCGCGCCGCCGCGACGAGGTGAAGGTCTCGCTCTCGGTCAGGTTCCGTCGCTTGTAGACGGCCACCAGCCCGAACACGCCGCCGAGCAAGAACGGGATGCGCCAGCCGAAGGTCTGCGCCGACGGCAGTTCCCCGCCGCAGGCCAGGCCCTGCACGACACGGGCGAGCAGCAGGATCAGCGACGCCCACGCTCCGACGGCGGCGTAGGTGGGGGCGATGCCGATGCCGAAGCTGGCGCCCACGATGGTCGCGACGGTCACCGTCATCGCGGTCCGCCGCCCGGCGCGGTCGGCGAACCAGCCGAACAGCAGCCCGCCCAGCGGCCGCGCGACGAACCGACGGCGAACACGGCCAGGCTGGACAGCACCGCGGAGAACTGGTTGCCGCGGTCGGAGAACCGGGTGGCGAAGAACGGCACGAAGATCGCGTAGATGCCCCAGTCGTACCACTCGAGCGCGTGCGCGAGGCCGGTGCCGACGAGTGTGGTGGTGCGGCGCGTGGCCGGGGCCCGGGTGCCGCGCTACGCGGTCTCGGTCATGGTCGGTCTCCTTCGGACGCGAGCCGGCGCCGTGCCAGCTCGGTGAACAGGGTCGCGCCGTCGGCGAGCACTGAGTCGTCGAACACGGCGTGCGGGTTGTGGTTGAACGCCGCCCGGCTCGGGTCGGCGCCTGCGGGCAGCGCGCCGAGGGCGAGGAAGCAGCCGGGCACCTCGGCGAGGACGCGGGAGAAGTCCTCGGCGCCGGCGATGGGGTTGGGCATGGTGGCGTAGCCGTCGTCGCCGAGCGTCTCGCGCACCACGTCGCGGGCGAACGCGGTCTCGCCGTCGTCGTTGACCGTCGCGGGACGCGCTTCCAGGTACTCGGCGTCGGCCTCGACGTCATGTGCCTGTGCGATGCCCCGCACCAGCCGGACCGCGGCGTCCCGCACGCGTTGCCCGGAGTCGCCGGAGA carries:
- a CDS encoding MFS transporter, whose translation is MGGLLFGWFADRAGRRTAMTVTVATIVGASFGIGIAPTYAAVGAWASLILLLARVVQGLACGGELPSAQTFGWRIPFLLGGVFGLVAVYKRRNLTESETFTSSRRREKARLWAAIVEHRRQALQVIGLSVGLTVVYYSWVIAAPAYAISSLHIGSTAALWAGVGSAVILMVTMPFWGMLSDRIGRKPVLLISTLGCAALLFPVQFLVRTSAWQLFLGMSLAAVFISAGVSILPAAYAEMSPAIRALGLAVPYSIAVAAFGGTAPYLQAWVGAEFGRSAFTGYLVLLMLVSTAAIATLSQTLAKELS